A single window of Pseudarthrobacter defluvii DNA harbors:
- a CDS encoding LLM class flavin-dependent oxidoreductase, translating to MTLPLSILDLATIGKGQTAAESFAGSVAMAQSAEKLGYRRIWYAEHHNMSSIASSATSVLIAHVAAHTESIRLGAGGIMLPNHSPLTIAEQFGTLETLHPGRIDLGLGRAPGSDQNTMRALRRDPMSADSFPQDVLELQGYLTGPTRIQGVEATPGKGTNVPLYILGSSLFGARLAAQLGLPYAFASHFAPAALQDAVAIYRREFKPSAQLDAPHVIAGVNVIAADSASGAQAMFQATKRARVSLFFGGGTREFTDDEADMILDSPQGRHMAQMMTYSAVGTPDVVIDYLDSFGKHADADELIVAHQSNGTQERLRSVELLAQAAGLVAV from the coding sequence GTGACTCTTCCCCTCTCCATCCTTGACCTGGCAACCATCGGCAAAGGCCAGACGGCGGCGGAGAGCTTCGCAGGCAGCGTGGCCATGGCGCAAAGCGCCGAGAAGCTGGGCTACCGGCGCATCTGGTACGCCGAGCACCACAACATGTCCTCCATCGCTTCCTCGGCCACCAGCGTGCTGATCGCCCACGTTGCCGCGCACACCGAAAGCATCCGGCTGGGCGCTGGCGGCATCATGCTGCCCAACCATTCCCCGCTGACCATCGCCGAGCAGTTCGGCACCCTGGAAACCCTCCACCCGGGCCGGATCGACCTGGGCCTGGGCCGGGCCCCGGGCAGCGACCAGAACACCATGCGCGCGCTGCGCCGCGATCCCATGTCCGCGGACAGCTTTCCGCAGGACGTCCTCGAGCTGCAGGGCTACCTGACCGGCCCCACCCGCATCCAGGGCGTCGAAGCCACCCCGGGCAAGGGCACCAACGTCCCGCTCTACATCCTGGGCTCATCCCTGTTCGGCGCCCGCCTGGCCGCGCAGCTGGGCCTGCCGTATGCCTTCGCATCCCACTTTGCCCCGGCCGCCCTGCAGGACGCGGTGGCCATCTACCGCCGCGAGTTCAAGCCGTCCGCGCAGCTGGATGCCCCGCACGTGATCGCCGGCGTCAACGTGATCGCCGCCGACTCCGCTTCCGGAGCGCAGGCAATGTTCCAAGCCACCAAGCGTGCCCGCGTCTCCCTGTTCTTCGGCGGCGGCACCCGGGAGTTCACCGACGACGAGGCGGACATGATCCTGGACTCGCCGCAGGGACGGCACATGGCACAAATGATGACGTACTCGGCAGTGGGGACGCCCGACGTCGTCATCGACTACCTGGACAGCTTCGGCAAGCACGCGGACGCCGACGAACTCATCGTGGCGCACCAGAGCAACGGCACCCAGGAGCGCTTGCGGTCCGTCGAGCTGCTGGCCCAGGCCGCAGGGCTGGTGGCTGTCTAG